In a genomic window of Clavelina lepadiformis chromosome 7, kaClaLepa1.1, whole genome shotgun sequence:
- the LOC143465612 gene encoding uncharacterized protein LOC143465612 encodes MRLLLCTFVVFTAIVYVLVDAEINTVDKILERTTLTNTSIVNATASVHIATTIAAKATTKPITTAPKSKFPRTWKALKDSCKMFCRRTYNRRYFLPDCRYVKNKWGCQICRRILRCSTIVIPL; translated from the exons ATGAGGTTGCTATTATGTACTTTTGTGGTATTCACTGCCATTGTCTATGTGTTGGTTGATGCAG AAATCAATACCGTGGACAAAATACTGGAAAGAACAACTTTGACAAATACGTCGATCGTCAATGCTACGGCAAGTGTACATATAGCTACCACCATCGCTGCTAAAGCGACAACCAAACCAATTACAACTGCTCCCAAAAGCAAATTTCCTCGAACATGG AAAGCTCTGAAAGACTCATGCAAGATGTTCTGCAGACGTACTTACAACCGAAGATACTTTCTTCCTGATTGTCGATATGTTAAGAACAAAT GGGGCTGCCAAATCTGCAGACGGATACTGAGATGTTCCACGATCGTAATTCCGTTGTAA